Proteins encoded in a region of the Limibacillus sp. genome:
- a CDS encoding ABC transporter substrate-binding protein, whose protein sequence is MRKILGLALTASLMSGAAAAQDVKIGMLQGFTGPTESLVAPMALGGELAIQEVSDSGLFLGGRKVVSVRGDSTCIDASAATAAAERLLTSEGVVGINGATCSGATTAVLNNVVRPNGVVMISPSATSPALTTIEDDGYFFRTAPSDARQGQIIADILSERGIKTAAVTYTNNDYGKGLADSIQAAFEAAGGTVTAVAAHEDGKADYSAEVATLAAAGGEILIVAGYLDQGGKGMIQAALDTGAFDRFFLPDGMVGESLTDNFGSAIDGSIGTNPGTDSPGAAMMAEIAQGKGFAGDDPYVPEAYDASALLLLAMQSAGTTDSAVYKDHIMKVANAPGEKIYPGELAKALQILADGGDVDLVGGTALELIEPGESSGSFRETEVKNGEFTTVKYH, encoded by the coding sequence ATGAGGAAAATCTTAGGCTTAGCCCTTACCGCGTCGCTGATGAGCGGCGCTGCTGCGGCGCAGGACGTCAAGATCGGGATGCTGCAGGGCTTCACCGGCCCGACGGAATCGCTGGTTGCGCCCATGGCGCTCGGCGGTGAACTCGCCATCCAAGAGGTCTCGGACAGCGGGCTTTTCCTGGGCGGCAGGAAGGTGGTCTCCGTGCGCGGCGACAGCACCTGTATCGACGCCTCCGCCGCCACGGCGGCCGCCGAGCGGCTTCTGACCTCCGAAGGCGTGGTCGGCATCAACGGCGCGACCTGTTCGGGCGCCACCACGGCGGTCTTGAACAACGTCGTGCGCCCCAACGGCGTGGTCATGATCTCGCCCTCGGCGACCTCGCCCGCGCTGACCACCATCGAGGACGATGGCTACTTCTTCCGCACCGCGCCTTCCGACGCCCGCCAGGGTCAGATCATCGCTGACATTCTGAGCGAGCGCGGCATCAAGACGGCTGCCGTGACCTACACCAACAACGACTACGGCAAGGGTCTGGCCGATTCCATTCAGGCCGCCTTCGAGGCTGCCGGGGGCACCGTGACCGCCGTCGCCGCCCATGAGGACGGCAAGGCCGACTACTCGGCCGAGGTCGCCACGCTGGCCGCGGCCGGTGGTGAGATCCTCATCGTCGCCGGGTATCTCGACCAGGGCGGAAAGGGCATGATCCAGGCCGCGCTCGACACCGGCGCCTTTGACCGCTTCTTCCTGCCCGACGGCATGGTGGGCGAGTCCCTGACCGACAACTTCGGCAGCGCCATCGACGGCTCCATCGGCACCAACCCGGGCACCGACAGCCCCGGCGCTGCGATGATGGCCGAGATCGCCCAGGGCAAGGGCTTCGCCGGTGACGATCCCTACGTGCCGGAAGCCTACGACGCTTCGGCCTTGTTGCTGCTGGCCATGCAGTCGGCCGGCACCACCGACAGCGCGGTCTATAAGGACCACATCATGAAGGTGGCGAATGCTCCGGGTGAGAAGATCTATCCGGGCGAGCTCGCCAAGGCCCTTCAGATCCTGGCCGACGGCGGCGATGTCGATCTGGTCGGAGGCACCGCGCTGGAGCTGATCGAGCCCGGCGAATCCTCCGGCAGCTTCCGCGAGACGGAGGTTAAGAACGGCGAGTTCACGACGGTCAAGTATCACTGA
- a CDS encoding ABC transporter ATP-binding protein yields the protein MIRVDNVKRYFGGIHAVDGVSFEIAEGSITGLIGPNGAGKTTLFNIIAGAIPPSSGKVWLDGEDVTGLAPYALFHKGLLRTFQIAHEFSSLTVLENLMMVPGDQPGEDLRHAWFAPAKVREVEERIRRRALEVIEFLEIPHLTEERAGNLSGGQKKLLELGRTMMVDAKVVLLDEVGAGVNRTLLKTIASSIQRLNQERGYTFCMIEHDMDFIELLCDPVIVMAEGKLLTQGSVTEVKNNEEVIEAYLGTGRKHERVHPSAASTQSPGGSEA from the coding sequence ATGATACGGGTCGACAACGTAAAGCGGTATTTCGGCGGCATCCATGCCGTGGACGGCGTTTCCTTCGAGATCGCCGAAGGCTCGATCACGGGATTGATCGGGCCGAACGGCGCGGGCAAGACGACCCTTTTCAACATCATCGCCGGGGCCATTCCCCCTTCCTCGGGGAAGGTGTGGCTGGACGGCGAGGACGTGACCGGCCTGGCGCCCTACGCGCTGTTCCACAAGGGCCTCTTGCGCACCTTCCAGATCGCGCACGAGTTCTCCAGCCTCACCGTCCTCGAGAACCTCATGATGGTGCCGGGCGATCAGCCGGGCGAGGACCTGCGCCACGCGTGGTTCGCCCCCGCCAAGGTCCGCGAGGTCGAGGAGCGCATCAGACGGCGCGCCCTTGAGGTCATCGAATTCCTTGAGATACCCCATCTGACCGAAGAGCGGGCGGGCAACCTTTCCGGCGGACAGAAAAAGCTGCTGGAGTTGGGCCGCACCATGATGGTGGACGCCAAGGTGGTCCTGCTCGACGAGGTCGGCGCCGGGGTCAACCGGACCCTGTTGAAGACCATCGCCAGCTCGATTCAGCGCCTCAACCAGGAGCGCGGCTACACCTTCTGCATGATCGAGCACGACATGGACTTCATCGAACTGCTCTGCGACCCGGTCATCGTGATGGCCGAGGGCAAGCTCCTCACCCAGGGCAGCGTCACCGAGGTCAAGAACAACGAGGAAGTGATCGAGGCCTATCTGGGCACCGGCCGCAAGCATGAGCGGGTTCATCCCTCCGCTGCCTCCACGCAGTCACCCGGAGGGTCGGAGGCATGA
- a CDS encoding branched-chain amino acid ABC transporter permease — protein sequence MTRQVALYYAIMLLVLAGVGVFQSWNVAFGIMNLCLISAIMALGVNMQWGYAGLFNVGIMGFTALGGLTAVLISMPPVPEAWKAAGGDLGLALLSLLGVVAAVIFARRMVPKGLKLLVSIAIVIPGYFIVWAFLGPATEAIEAVDPARAGYLGGLSLPVLIAWPIGGLVAAGAGWFIGKIALGLRADYLAIATLGISEIIIAVIKYEEWLTRGVKNVTGVPRPVPYEVNLVEAAWFVDLAAWFGAEDLSEAASLFVKICYAVLFLIVLAIVMWFAERALKSPWGRMMRAMRDNREAANAMGKNVTARHLQVFVLGCATCGIAGAMLVTLDGQLTPTSYIPLRYTFLIWVMVILGGSGNNWGAVLGGFVIWFLWVEAEPLGNWFMATITAPLGETHWLALHLQAGAAHTRYVLMGAILLLVMRFAPRGLIPER from the coding sequence ATGACCCGGCAAGTGGCGCTCTACTACGCGATCATGCTGCTGGTGCTGGCCGGGGTCGGTGTCTTCCAGAGCTGGAATGTCGCCTTCGGCATCATGAACCTCTGCCTGATCTCCGCGATCATGGCCCTGGGCGTCAACATGCAGTGGGGCTACGCGGGGCTCTTCAACGTCGGCATCATGGGCTTTACGGCCTTGGGCGGACTGACCGCCGTTCTGATCTCCATGCCCCCCGTGCCGGAGGCCTGGAAGGCGGCGGGCGGCGATCTGGGGCTGGCGTTGCTCAGCCTGCTGGGCGTGGTGGCGGCGGTTATCTTTGCCCGGCGCATGGTGCCCAAGGGGCTGAAACTTCTGGTTTCGATCGCAATCGTTATTCCAGGCTACTTCATCGTCTGGGCCTTCCTGGGTCCGGCCACCGAGGCCATCGAAGCCGTCGATCCGGCGCGCGCGGGCTATCTCGGCGGCCTCAGCCTGCCGGTCCTGATCGCCTGGCCCATCGGCGGGCTCGTCGCCGCCGGGGCCGGCTGGTTCATCGGCAAGATCGCCTTGGGCCTGCGCGCCGACTATCTGGCGATCGCCACGCTGGGCATTTCCGAGATCATCATCGCCGTCATCAAGTACGAGGAATGGCTGACCCGCGGCGTGAAGAACGTCACCGGCGTGCCGCGGCCCGTGCCCTATGAGGTCAATCTGGTGGAAGCCGCGTGGTTCGTAGATCTTGCGGCTTGGTTTGGCGCGGAGGACCTCTCCGAGGCGGCCAGCCTCTTTGTGAAGATCTGCTACGCGGTTCTGTTCCTGATCGTGCTCGCCATCGTCATGTGGTTCGCCGAGCGGGCGCTGAAGTCGCCCTGGGGCCGCATGATGCGGGCCATGCGAGACAACCGCGAGGCCGCGAACGCCATGGGCAAGAACGTCACGGCGCGTCATCTTCAGGTCTTCGTGCTGGGTTGCGCCACCTGCGGCATCGCCGGGGCCATGCTGGTGACCCTGGACGGCCAGCTTACCCCCACCAGCTACATCCCGCTGCGCTACACCTTCCTGATATGGGTGATGGTGATCCTGGGGGGCTCCGGCAACAACTGGGGCGCGGTCCTGGGCGGCTTCGTGATCTGGTTCCTCTGGGTGGAAGCCGAGCCCTTGGGCAACTGGTTCATGGCGACCATCACGGCCCCTCTGGGAGAGACCCATTGGCTGGCGCTGCACCTGCAGGCAGGGGCGGCCCATACCCGCTACGTGCTGATGGGCGCGATCCTGCTGCTGGTGATGCGCTTTGCCCCGCGCGGCTTGATCCCGGAACGCTAG
- a CDS encoding ABC transporter ATP-binding protein produces MSFLSATGMTGGYGGVDIIHDCEIKVEKGEIAVVVGPNGAGKSTAMKAVFGMLQLREGSVVLDGEDITAMAPQDRVAHGMGFVPQNRNVFVSLTVEENLEMGAFIREDDITDSLEQVYGLFPILQEKRKQPAGELSGGQRQQVAVGRALMTKPTLLMLDEPTAGVSPIVMDELFDKIIEIARTGVAILMVEQNARQALEIADHGFVLVQGRNKFTDSGEALLANEEVRRSFLGG; encoded by the coding sequence ATGAGCTTTCTCTCCGCCACCGGCATGACGGGCGGTTACGGCGGCGTGGACATCATCCACGACTGCGAGATCAAGGTCGAAAAGGGCGAGATCGCCGTGGTGGTGGGGCCGAACGGGGCCGGCAAATCGACCGCCATGAAGGCCGTCTTCGGCATGCTCCAGCTCCGCGAGGGCTCGGTGGTCCTGGATGGGGAGGACATCACCGCCATGGCGCCGCAGGACCGCGTCGCCCACGGCATGGGCTTCGTGCCGCAGAACCGCAACGTCTTCGTGTCGCTCACCGTGGAGGAGAACCTGGAGATGGGCGCCTTCATCCGCGAAGACGACATCACCGACAGCCTTGAACAGGTCTACGGGCTCTTCCCCATTCTCCAGGAAAAGCGCAAGCAGCCGGCGGGCGAGCTTTCGGGAGGGCAGCGCCAGCAGGTGGCGGTGGGACGCGCGCTCATGACCAAGCCGACGCTTCTGATGCTGGACGAGCCCACCGCGGGCGTCTCGCCCATCGTCATGGATGAGCTGTTCGACAAGATCATCGAAATCGCGCGCACTGGCGTCGCCATCCTGATGGTCGAGCAGAACGCGCGTCAGGCGCTGGAGATCGCCGACCACGGCTTCGTGTTGGTCCAGGGACGCAACAAGTTTACCGACAGCGGTGAAGCGCTGCTCGCCAACGAAGAGGTCCGCCGCTCCTTCCTGGGCGGCTGA
- a CDS encoding dimethylsulfonioproprionate lyase family protein — protein sequence MPLSTEPNWQYLLRDFMELYQTGSAGGSAKIRSHMAEVRRALGKVIDDDPPVEKSVGEELPVCVHLDRALSSATGYKTARLARSVGDLRQHLTWRYGYEKVPRGLKLKYGYTEVLGPTGPVVSERIILGLVLFAPKTTYPAHSHKGITESYICISGHSSENDVGVYAPGSLIFNPPGQHHRITTADREPCLLAYAWTGEAASLKNQKMTFSRS from the coding sequence ATGCCGCTTTCGACAGAGCCGAACTGGCAGTATCTTCTGCGAGATTTCATGGAGCTCTACCAGACCGGCTCGGCCGGCGGCAGCGCCAAGATACGCAGCCATATGGCGGAGGTGCGCAGGGCGCTGGGCAAGGTGATCGACGATGACCCACCGGTTGAGAAAAGCGTCGGCGAGGAGTTGCCCGTCTGCGTGCATCTCGACCGCGCGCTCAGCAGCGCCACCGGCTACAAGACGGCCCGGCTCGCCCGTTCGGTCGGAGACCTGCGTCAGCATCTGACCTGGCGCTACGGCTACGAGAAGGTGCCGCGCGGCTTGAAGCTCAAGTACGGCTATACCGAGGTGCTGGGACCGACCGGGCCGGTGGTCAGCGAGCGGATCATCCTGGGGCTGGTGCTCTTCGCCCCCAAGACCACCTATCCCGCGCACAGCCACAAGGGCATCACGGAGAGCTACATCTGCATTTCCGGGCACAGCTCGGAGAACGACGTTGGGGTCTATGCGCCGGGTTCGCTGATCTTCAACCCGCCGGGGCAGCACCACCGCATCACCACGGCGGACCGCGAGCCCTGTCTGCTCGCCTACGCCTGGACTGGAGAGGCCGCATCCCTGAAGAACCAGAAGATGACCTTCTCGAGGAGCTAA
- a CDS encoding CoA transferase: MSGPLEGLRILDLSRILAGPTCTQLLGDLGADVIKVENPKTGGDDTRTWGPPFVGNSDGTPSDLSAYFVCANRNKRSIALDISSEEGQSVVRKLAQDCDVLIENFKPGALAKYGLDYASLSEEAPRLVYCSISGYGHTGPNAQKPGYDLMAQAYGGIMSLTGEPEGEPMKVGVGIADVMCGMYAATGILAALRHRDRHGEGQHIDLALVDSQVAWLINEGVNYLTSGEVPKRRGNGHPNIAPYQVFATEDGHAVIAVGNDTQFARFAAWLGRPEWSADIRFSTNPARLANRQELIPMIQELLEAIPTDRVISELEAIKVPVGPVNRLDRVFGSDQVAARGMVVEMPDEALQDGQLKVIGNPLKFSKTPVSYSRRPPRCGEHTKEVLDDLD; encoded by the coding sequence ATGAGCGGACCGCTTGAAGGCCTTCGGATTCTGGACCTGAGCCGGATCCTCGCGGGGCCCACCTGCACCCAGCTTCTGGGCGACCTGGGCGCAGACGTGATCAAGGTGGAAAACCCCAAGACCGGGGGCGACGATACCCGGACCTGGGGGCCGCCCTTCGTCGGGAACAGCGACGGCACGCCTTCGGACCTGAGCGCCTATTTCGTCTGCGCGAACCGCAACAAGCGCTCCATCGCCCTCGATATTTCAAGCGAGGAGGGGCAGTCGGTGGTCCGCAAGCTGGCCCAGGACTGCGATGTCCTGATCGAGAACTTCAAGCCCGGCGCGCTTGCCAAGTACGGGCTCGACTACGCCAGTCTTTCCGAGGAAGCGCCGCGGCTGGTCTACTGCTCGATCTCCGGATACGGACATACGGGGCCGAACGCCCAAAAGCCCGGCTACGACCTCATGGCCCAAGCCTACGGCGGCATCATGTCCCTGACCGGCGAGCCGGAGGGCGAGCCCATGAAGGTCGGGGTCGGGATCGCCGACGTCATGTGCGGCATGTACGCGGCGACCGGGATTCTCGCTGCCCTGCGCCACCGCGACCGTCACGGAGAAGGGCAGCACATCGACCTGGCGCTGGTCGACAGTCAGGTCGCCTGGCTCATCAACGAGGGCGTCAACTACCTGACCAGCGGAGAGGTGCCCAAGCGCCGGGGCAACGGCCATCCGAACATCGCGCCCTATCAGGTCTTCGCGACCGAGGACGGGCACGCGGTCATCGCGGTCGGCAACGATACGCAGTTCGCCCGCTTCGCGGCCTGGCTGGGGCGGCCCGAGTGGTCCGCCGATATCCGCTTCTCGACCAACCCCGCCCGCCTCGCGAACAGGCAGGAGTTGATCCCCATGATCCAGGAGCTGCTGGAGGCGATCCCGACCGACCGGGTGATCTCGGAACTGGAGGCGATCAAGGTCCCCGTGGGTCCGGTGAACCGCCTCGACCGCGTCTTCGGATCGGATCAGGTGGCCGCCCGCGGCATGGTGGTGGAGATGCCGGACGAGGCGCTCCAGGACGGGCAGCTGAAGGTCATCGGCAACCCCTTGAAGTTCTCCAAGACGCCGGTGTCCTATAGCCGCCGGCCGCCCCGCTGCGGGGAACACACCAAAGAGGTCCTGGACGATCTGGACTGA
- a CDS encoding branched-chain amino acid ABC transporter permease gives MDILNAFALFANFVLVPATAYGAQLSLGALGVTLIFGILRFANFSHGELMSFGAMATILMTWGLQNAGVSIAPFPTALLALPLGVLAAILWALLTDRFVFRFYRKKRSNPIVFAIVSVGVMFVMAGLIRIIIGPDDQSFADGARFIITVRDFREATGLEEGIGIKQSQVITLVITLIVVAALFWFLQKTRSGKAMRAYSDDEDLALLSGINPERVVAIAWIIAAALAAIAGTLYGLDKTYKPFIFLQILLPIFAATILGGIGQPVGAVLGGFIVAYSEVTVTYAFRKFLAYLGPQDWAPEGLVQLLSTEYKFAVSFIILVAVLLIRPTGIIRGKVI, from the coding sequence ATGGACATCCTCAACGCCTTCGCGCTTTTCGCCAACTTCGTCCTGGTGCCGGCCACGGCCTACGGGGCGCAGCTTTCGCTGGGCGCGCTGGGCGTGACCCTGATCTTCGGAATCCTGCGCTTCGCCAACTTCTCGCATGGCGAGCTGATGTCGTTCGGGGCCATGGCGACCATCCTCATGACCTGGGGACTTCAGAACGCGGGCGTCAGCATCGCGCCCTTCCCGACCGCGCTTCTGGCGCTGCCCTTGGGGGTCCTGGCCGCGATTCTCTGGGCCCTGCTCACGGACCGCTTCGTGTTCCGCTTCTACCGGAAAAAGCGCTCCAACCCCATCGTCTTCGCCATCGTCTCGGTCGGCGTGATGTTTGTCATGGCGGGTCTGATCCGCATCATCATCGGACCCGACGACCAAAGCTTCGCCGACGGGGCCCGCTTCATCATCACGGTGCGCGACTTCAGGGAAGCCACCGGCCTGGAGGAGGGGATCGGCATCAAGCAGAGCCAGGTCATCACCCTGGTGATCACGCTGATCGTGGTGGCGGCCCTCTTCTGGTTCCTGCAGAAGACCCGGTCCGGAAAGGCCATGCGCGCCTATTCCGACGACGAGGACCTGGCCTTGCTTTCCGGCATCAATCCCGAGCGCGTGGTGGCCATCGCCTGGATCATCGCCGCCGCGCTGGCGGCCATCGCCGGAACTCTCTACGGCTTGGACAAGACCTATAAGCCCTTCATCTTTCTCCAGATCCTGCTGCCGATCTTCGCGGCCACGATCCTGGGGGGCATCGGCCAGCCGGTGGGCGCCGTGCTGGGCGGCTTCATCGTCGCCTATTCTGAGGTCACCGTGACCTACGCCTTTCGCAAGTTCCTGGCCTACCTGGGGCCGCAGGATTGGGCGCCGGAGGGCTTGGTTCAGTTGCTCTCCACCGAGTACAAGTTCGCCGTCTCCTTCATCATCCTGGTCGCGGTCCTTCTGATAAGGCCGACCGGCATCATCCGGGGGAAGGTGATATGA